GGCACAATCCTCGTCCCGCCCGACATAGGTTCGTGCCAAGCCATACAAAGTCCGCTCGTACGATTGAATGACTCTGGCAAAAGCTTCTACGCTGCCGTCCTGCGCCAGCTGAATGTCCTGCTGAACTTCCCTCTTGATGCTCACATCGCATAACCCTCCTTTTATATCCAACATTTGGTTCTCATTAGTATAGATGATAGAGACGGGTAAATGGTTCATGAGGCATTCATTTTTCTGCTTCGCAAAATAGAAAAAGACCATCCCTTCAGCTTTATCAGCTTGAGATGGTCTTGTCATGCCGTTACATCAATAAATTACAGGTTACCTCTACGCTCTTGCTCGCGCTCCAGCGCCTCGAACAGTGCCTTGAAGTTGCCATTCCCGAAGCCACGTGCACCTTTACGCTGGATAATCTCGATGAACAGCGTCGGACGGTCTACAATCGGCTTGCTGAACAGCTGTAAGAGGTAGCCTTCGTCGTCTCTGTCGACCAAGACTCCCAGCTTTCTCAGCGCCTCGATGTCTTCGTCAATTTCCCCTACACGCTCTTTCAAATCTTCGTAGTACGCATCTGGCACCATGAGGAAATCCACACCATTATCACGCAGCTTCGATACAGTGTCGATGATATCATTGGTCAGGATAGCAATATGCTGTACCCCTGGCCCTTTGTAGAACTCCAAAAATTCCTGAATCTGCGACTTGCGGCGTCCTTCTGCCGGCTCATTAATCGGGAACTTGATGCGTCCGGTTCCGCTTTGCATCACTTTGGACATGAGCGCAGAATACTCTGTCGAGATGTCGTCCTCACTGAAATTTTGTACAGCTGTAAAGCCCATGACCTTTTGGTAATATTCTACCCACTCATCCATGACCTCGACGTTACCAACGATGTGGTCGATGCCGATAATACCCGTACTCTCTCCTTTGACAGGAGATTGGTAAGCTTTATAGCCTGGGAAGAATGGTCCGTTGTAATTTTTTCGTTCGATAAAGGAATGAATGTTTTCGCCGTACGTACCGATAATCGCTTTTTTGACCGTCCCGAATTCATCGGTATACTCAGTCGGCTCCATGATCGGAATGGCTCCGCGAGAAACTGCCTCCCGGTAAGCCTGCTCACAATCCTCTACACGCAGGGCAACGTCTTTGACGCCGTCCCCATGCTTTTTCACAAAATCCGAGATCGGGCTGTCAGGCGTAAGCGCCCCGCTGATCACGAACGTCATATGCTTCTGCTTCAAGACGTAGGAAACCTTTTCCCGAGAACCTGTCTCCAAGCCCGCATAGGCTACTGCTTCAAATCCAAACGCTTTTGTGAAATAGTGCATGGTTTGCTTGGCGTTCCCTGTATAAAACTCCAGGTAGTCCCAGTCCTGAATCGGGAAAAAATCGGTATTGCTCATTGCCTACCCCTCCGCTTTCCTTTTCGATTATTGACATTATTTTGTGAATTGGGATTATTTTGTCGTTATCTTGAGAGTACATTGGAAGCGCTTCCCCTTGCAAGAACACGGAACAACGCGAAAACGCTAAAACGCTTTCATTCATTAAAGTACGCACGCGAGTAACAACTGGATACCAAAAAGCCACCGATCAAGTTGACCGATGGCTTTCCCTGAGTTTAGCTACTTACCTGTGTTTGAAAACAAATTGTTTCAGTTCCGCCAGAGGGGCCGCTCCTACGACTTTGTCGATCAATTCCCCGTTTTTGAGCAAAATGGTCGTTGGCAAACTCATAATGCCATACTGATTGGCAATCTCCGTTTGTTCATCGACATTGACCTTTAGGACTCTCACTTCGCTGCTATGCTCTCCGTCAAACGATTCGAGTATCGGCCCAAAAAAGCGGCATGGCCCGCACCAAGGTGCCCAAAAATTGACGAGAGTATAGCCTTCGCTTTTTACATCATGTTGAAACGTAGTATCTGTCGTGTGGCAAATGCTCATTTGTACTTTCCTCCCTTTTATAAGTTGAACAGTTAATCAAAATGATCATTAAAGACCTTTAATATCCTTAATGGAGACAAAAAAATAACTCTCTGTACTTCGATCATTTCAAATAACTCATTCATAGACTTATCGTATCTATAATATCCCTTAAAGATTTTTTGTGTCAAGTTGCACCATCCAAAAATGGGCATCGAAAGTGCAGGATGACAGCGCGAATCACTCTTCCCCTTGCTCATGCTCCCCATTCACTTTATGATGGATGTATTAAGTCCATGATTGAGGTGTCTTATGAAGTATTCACAGGCAACAGACTATGCCCTCCATGCGATGCTCTATCTGGTAGCAGAAGCCCCTGATAAACCCGTTAGTGTTCAGCTTTTGGCAGAAAAGCTGGGCGTCTCACAAACGTACCTATCCAAAATGCTGACCAAACTGGTCAAGGCTGGGCTGATCCACTCGATCTCCGGCGCAAATGGCGGATACAAGCTCAAACGCAACCAGGATGATATATCGTTTCTGGATGTTATCCAAGCCATTGAAGGGACCACCTCCTTGTTTGAATGCAGTTTCCGACATGATAGTGCCTGTCTGATTCAACAGGTTGTGACTGAGGCCGAGCAGCAAATGATGCAGACGCTAAAGAGTAAAAAAATTGCTGATTTGGTCCCACATATCCCCAAACCATGATCGACTGTCGTAAAACAACTTCCATGAAAAGCTCCGGCCGCCTCGACCGGAGTTTTTCTTCATAATGGTATCGCTCAATCGAAGAGAAAGGCGTGAACAAGGATGAGCCAATGGACGGAACAAGCGGCCAAGCAATGGGATCAATTTGCAGAAGACTGGCAAAAAAGAAGTGAGCACATGTGGGAAAAAGGGAGTCGAAGCACCATCCTTCCCTATTTTATGAAGCATGTACCTGTCGGATCTGGATCTGTTCTCGATGCAGGCTGTGGTGACGGCTATGCCAGTTGCAAGCTTGCAGAGCACGGCTACCAGGTGGAGGGCATCGACATTGCCGGGGAAATGATCCGCCTCGCTCATGACCGGGTCATTTCCTTCTCGGGATCCGTTCATTTTCAGACAGGAGACATCAGTGAGCTTCCTTTTGCCAATGATTCATTCTCCGGTGTGCTCTCCATTAACGTAGTGGAATTCACTCCGTCTCCGCTCAAGGCAATCCTAGAGCTTCACCGCGTGCTCGCACCCGGAGGAATTCTCGTCTTGGGTATCCTCGGTCCTACAGCTGGTCCACGTGCGCATAGCTATCGCAGACTATATGAAGAGACGACGATCCAAAATACGATGATGCCCTGGGAAGCCAAGCAGTTGGCGAGCGAAAATGGCTTCACACTGCTGGGCGAAGATCCGGTATACAAAGAGGGAATTACGCCAGATATCGCGGGCCGCTTAAGCGTAGAGCTGCGGGAGGCTGTCAGCTTTTTGACCTTGTTTGCATTGCGGAAATAGATCAGAATGCTCTCAACTTTAGTGAAGTATGCCGGTCACACCTATGAGAGGGAAAACCGGCAATTTTTTATGATCAATCACGTCGGACAGAGTCCCGTTAGTCTAGGCTTTGCTATTCCATAACTGGGCAGTTTACTAACCAATATTTCGTTGTTAAAATGGGTCGTGCTATTAAAAATTATTTATTTTTCATTCTTTTTTAATTACTTCTACTATAACTTTGTGCGACACACATCTCGGAAGGTGAGTATCATTATCAACGAATACAATTTTACAATTATTGCCCCTATCATTTGCTTTCATTGTGGGAATGGGAGCTTTCACAAATCTGATAATAAACACCAAATATACAAAGATCTCATCAATAATGAAATCATTGAGATACCGGTAAAGCGTCAACGGTATCGATGCACTGCTTGTGGTACGAAAGAATGGGACGTTGTGTTGGGAGCATCAACGCATTTGAAAAAAACGAGAAGATTACTCTCCTTTGAAAAGCAAGCGCAACACATGATTAAGAAGCCGCTTCCCTGAAGCTTACAGGGAAACGGCTGGTTTTTTTCACATACTTGCTCATCAATTAGCTCTTAAATTCAATGACATCCTCCACTGTGCCTGTTCCTTTCTCCAAATTGACGTCGGTAAAGTGTACATTGTATTTCGGCTGCGGATTTCCATTTGAATACCAGTAAACGTCAATAAATTGCAAAACATCGTCAACTGTCACACCCGTAGCAGAAATTTCGTATGCACTTTCAGATGGGGTAAAATTTTTCGCTTTCATAGCCTCTTTTGCTTTTTCAATAAAAGGGGCAGCTTGTTCTTGTGGAAGATCTCGCATAACGACGCCAAGCTCATTGATCACTTTTGCACTTTTTACTGTCGCTGTGCCTTTCTCGACATCAACATCAACAAAATGGACA
This genomic stretch from Brevibacillus brevis harbors:
- the hppD gene encoding 4-hydroxyphenylpyruvate dioxygenase, with the translated sequence MSNTDFFPIQDWDYLEFYTGNAKQTMHYFTKAFGFEAVAYAGLETGSREKVSYVLKQKHMTFVISGALTPDSPISDFVKKHGDGVKDVALRVEDCEQAYREAVSRGAIPIMEPTEYTDEFGTVKKAIIGTYGENIHSFIERKNYNGPFFPGYKAYQSPVKGESTGIIGIDHIVGNVEVMDEWVEYYQKVMGFTAVQNFSEDDISTEYSALMSKVMQSGTGRIKFPINEPAEGRRKSQIQEFLEFYKGPGVQHIAILTNDIIDTVSKLRDNGVDFLMVPDAYYEDLKERVGEIDEDIEALRKLGVLVDRDDEGYLLQLFSKPIVDRPTLFIEIIQRKGARGFGNGNFKALFEALEREQERRGNL
- the trxA gene encoding thioredoxin, encoding MSICHTTDTTFQHDVKSEGYTLVNFWAPWCGPCRFFGPILESFDGEHSSEVRVLKVNVDEQTEIANQYGIMSLPTTILLKNGELIDKVVGAAPLAELKQFVFKHR
- a CDS encoding RrF2 family transcriptional regulator yields the protein MKYSQATDYALHAMLYLVAEAPDKPVSVQLLAEKLGVSQTYLSKMLTKLVKAGLIHSISGANGGYKLKRNQDDISFLDVIQAIEGTTSLFECSFRHDSACLIQQVVTEAEQQMMQTLKSKKIADLVPHIPKP
- a CDS encoding class I SAM-dependent methyltransferase produces the protein MSQWTEQAAKQWDQFAEDWQKRSEHMWEKGSRSTILPYFMKHVPVGSGSVLDAGCGDGYASCKLAEHGYQVEGIDIAGEMIRLAHDRVISFSGSVHFQTGDISELPFANDSFSGVLSINVVEFTPSPLKAILELHRVLAPGGILVLGILGPTAGPRAHSYRRLYEETTIQNTMMPWEAKQLASENGFTLLGEDPVYKEGITPDIAGRLSVELREAVSFLTLFALRK